CCGGTTGCAGAATCTGCCCAAAAAGCCGAACGCCGTATTTCGGATAGATCGTGCCTTGTTTGCGTTGCTCGgcttcctcctcgacgGCGCGGATGTAGTACTCGGGCAGCTTGAACTCCATGCGTGTGACTCTCTGTTCGGCTGATTTGGACAAGATCATTCCGGGTAGTAACGCCTCTTTGATCTTGTAGAATGGCGTATTGGAAAAGCTGAGTGGCGGCGGTAAGCTGACCACGAGGTCCGACTGCGGCGGCATGGTCTTCACCTTGGCAGCCACCGTTTGCGCTTGCGGTGGGCTGTAGAAGACCGTATTGTAAGGACCTCGATTAGTCGAGGCTGCCACGGGGCTGGCGGTTCCATTCAGTTCGCTCTTGATCAGATCGTACATGGTCGTTATCCGATGCGAGAACATGTCTGTAGTCGTCACTTGAGTCACGTAGTACATGAGccgctccttgagcacTTGCTTGAGTCCGGTCGTGCCCAGGTTGAGGCTCTTCAGAACGCTCTTGAGCATGGGAACCGTCATTTTGCCCCGCGAAAGCACAGAAGAAATGTACGCATGCTTCTGCTTCACGTCCTCAGAAGCCCCCTGCAAATAATGAGGCGCCtccatggtgttgatgttgatgttggcgGCGGAGTAGGAAGACGGAGGAACCACAAAAGGACTAGGAGTCGACGGAATCTGATTGAACATGTGGGGTCCGCGGAAGCTCCGGGGGGTGGTGTGTCGCTCGAAAAGGCGCAGACGGTGACCTCGGTCACTAGAAAATGGTCGtgatcaaaaaaaaaaattgatCACACACTCTCGAATGGACCATACCCACCTCTTAATCCCACCTCTATGCGTCTCATGCAGGTAGGGTAACCCTAAATTGGTCCAGGCTGAATTGACAACCGTATTTCGGACATAAACTTGTATGATACCATACAAAACTAATGTTAGAGTATTGCTCCCTGGCTCCATAGCTCCATTTTGATCTCCTCAAACCCCCCATTTCTCGTACCCATTCCAGTTACCCGGAAGTTGCTCCCAAACTGCCCGCGCGTCCCAAACTCGTCAATATTCCGAATACGGCAAAAATAACACCCCCCCGGGAAAACCATGGCCCTCAAAAATGGCCTCAATATTATCCTACGCCGCCACAAGCACTCAATTGCGTGGATTTCTAACAAAGTATTTCCCGTTAGACataatcacgtgacacacCTTATTCATATTAAGGTTCAAGAAAAAGTTTTTGGTCCCAAACGGGTAATTTGGACAAGGGCTAAAATGTCACGTGGGGAGGGAATGTCAAATAAGGTTTTTAATATTAACGAACGAGGACATGTGGGATCAATTGTTTATGTTTGTTGGGAATTACTTGAACATTTTGTTGGGTATTTTATGGATTATTTTCCATCTACCAGATTGTGGTTTTTGTAAAATAATCAataaaatcaaatcaaatcaatccttttttttttttttaattatGATACAAGCACTTGAACATTTGATGTTCTCAAATTCGGTTTATATAAATATCCTGCTAGATAACAAGTTGTAAGCAGTGTGTTGGGGGCCAGACATGATTGTAAAAGTAAGTGGAGGAGAGATTACTGCAAGCACGTTCGCAGCGTCAGTTGATCCACATGATTCCTCAATAACGAGCTGGTGAAGCAGCTTGTTAGGTTCGTTTTTCCAAGAACGGAGCTCCGTTCCTGACAAGAACCTGCCTATCAAAAGTCTCATCGTAATCAGATACCTTTCTCTTCCAGCTGGTGATGGAATTCGCCTCAGTATCAATCTCAAACACCCGCATTCGTCGCACGTAACCACCATAGCCTCCGTATCCTCCCTCTCCTAGTCCTCCTCCGTAACAAAGCCACATGGGCGGAATGTCGTCCTTGTGAGCAGTGACATCATCCCACATACAAAAGTCATTGACATGATCGTGACCCACAGAGATGACGGACACTCCAATCTCTTCGAGCAGCTTGCGCACTCCCGAGTTGTGTTTGGGCGCGgcagctccttctttccATTGTCCAATCATCTTCTTGCCACGGGCGTTTCTGTATTCAGTAGTAGGAATATGAAAGAAGGCCATTGACAGGTGGATGTgggtgtacttgttctgCAGAggctgcagctgcttgtgTTCCTTTTCCAGCCACTCCAATTGCGACTCTCGCACCCAATCGTAGCCTGGAAACAGTTTCTGGTTGGGGTGTTTGGCATGGGTGTCGAGGAAGTAGAGTGTCACCGCGGGGTTGTCAGACTTGGGAGCCAGAACCTGAAGCCAGTAATTGCCTACTCCGTCCACATCCTCCGGGCCAGCTTGAGATAGAGAGTAAGGAAGGGACTCCATCAACGCCATCTGCTGGGCACGGTTCATGTTAGTCTCCTCGTGGTCATGGTTACCAAACACAGCCGCCCACGGTACCTTGCGGCGGATCAGAGGCGCCAAAACCTTAAGAAGAGCAGTTTCTGCGTCTGGAGCTGCACTTCCATAGATTTGATCACCTGTCAGAACTACCATATCCGGGTTTTCGCGGTCCAAAAACGCCTCAATATGCTGTAGAGACAGAGGATCCGCCTGGCAAGCGCCCTCGGGATCGGTATCAGCGGCCACGTGTTGCAGACACTTGCCAAAGCCGGTGGAGTAGTGCAAGTCTGCCAGTTGCATGATTTTGAACTTGGAGCCGTGGACCCGCAGACTCGGCTTCTTGACGCTCTCGGACGTTTCTCGCTGGAACGAAAGCCGGGGACGTAGATCCTTATGTGTACCCTTTTGCTTTGAGTCCAAAATGTACTCGTCTGAAAGTGTCCATCCAGGACGAGGGTCCACCGCATCAGGGCCGTACAGAACGGTCAGGCCGGTGATGGATTTCTGACTGAAGACGCCGAATTGGGCCCACATGTTGTCCTGGAGGTACTGCCAGCCCGTGGCCTTGAGTTGCAGCAATCTCTCTGTTCCAGGGGGCAGATCGAGCAGATCCAGCACCCGCTGAGGCACCTTGCCGTCGCCGTCGCTGAAGGCAATGTCCAGAACGGTCTGGTCTCCCTTCTGCAGGTCCTTCtgggccttcttctgcaccATGAGAAACGATTTGTATTTCCACGAGTCGCCCAGATGAAGGTCCTTGTTGATCACCTCCCAGCCCTCGGGAAAAGAACACGTCGACACCCGCAGGCACCGCATCACAGACACCTCGGTGATCACCTGGCCCTCGTGGTACCTGTAGAGCAGAGCCCGCGCGGCCCCCGTGGACTGTTGCGCGACCCGGCTCATGCCAAAGTACTCGGccacaaacaacacacaGCCAATGGCTAGTGTCAGTTGCAGCGCGAGCCGCAGCCATCGTTTCGGAAGGAGACtcattgtgtgttgtgtgaagaacaagtacgagtacaagtcGAACCGTGATGAGTTAGCTACAGGGGGGAGGGTGGCAGGGGCATCCCCGACGTATACTTGAACTCTAAGCATCTAGTTAGGTTAGGTTAAGTACGAAAGTATGAAAAGGTGTGTGTGGACATCTCGGGGGAGGAAGTGGACTAGATCGGTAGCTAGTATGTAGGAgtttggtcacgtgatagtcacgtgatcaaatCGAAATTTCCACACCGTCAAACAAGGTTCAATTGATCGAGTTGAGTGggtgtacagtattggaTCTGCTCTCTGCACTGCAAAGAACTCACCATGTGTTGGACCGAATGGcctgggtcacgtgaccaggaAAAGTTTGGGATGTTCAATGTATTCTCCTCGTCTTTTGGAGCTAATCAATATAAT
This genomic interval from Yarrowia lipolytica chromosome 1E, complete sequence contains the following:
- a CDS encoding uncharacterized protein (Compare to YALI0E23364g, similar to uniprot|Q8NIW6 Neurospora crassa), which encodes MLRVQVYVGDAPATLPPVANSSRFDLYSYLFFTQHTMSLLPKRWLRLALQLTLAIGCVLFVAEYFGMSRVAQQSTGAARALLYRYHEGQVITEVSVMRCLRVSTCSFPEGWEVINKDLHLGDSWKYKSFLMVQKKAQKDLQKGDQTVLDIAFSDGDGKVPQRVLDLLDLPPGTERLLQLKATGWQYLQDNMWAQFGVFSQKSITGLTVLYGPDAVDPRPGWTLSDEYILDSKQKGTHKDLRPRLSFQRETSESVKKPSLRVHGSKFKIMQLADLHYSTGFGKCLQHVAADTDPEGACQADPLSLQHIEAFLDRENPDMVVLTGDQIYGSAAPDAETALLKVLAPLIRRKVPWAAVFGNHDHEETNMNRAQQMALMESLPYSLSQAGPEDVDGVGNYWLQVLAPKSDNPAVTLYFLDTHAKHPNQKLFPGYDWVRESQLEWLEKEHKQLQPLQNKYTHIHLSMAFFHIPTTEYRNARGKKMIGQWKEGAAAPKHNSGVRKLLEEIGVSVISVGHDHVNDFCMWDDVTAHKDDIPPMWLCYGGGLGEGGYGGYGGYVRRMRVFEIDTEANSITSWKRKVSDYDETFDRQVLVRNGAPFLEKRT